In Desulfoferula mesophila, the genomic window GGGCTACCCTGGCTGCGTGGCCGCCACCCGAAGGCTATTTGCAACTGGTACGGGAAATCTGCAGCCGACACGGGGTGCTCTTGATCTTCGACGAGGTCATGACCGGCATGGGGCGCACCGGCGACTGGTTCGCCGGTTGCCGCTATGGGGTGACCCCAGACATTATGACCCTGGGCAAGGGGCTCACCGGCGGCTACCTGGCCTTGTCGGCCGTAGCGGTGACCCAGGAGCATTATGCGGCGGTGGAGCAAGGCCTGGGCGCCTTCAGCCATGGCGGCACCTACAGCCATCACCCGGTGGGCTGCGCCGCCGGCTTGGCCGCGGTGCGCATCCTGGAGCAAGAGAAGCTCGTCGAGCGGGCCGAGGCCATGGGGCGCTTCCTGGGCCAACAGCTGCGGGAGCACCTAGCCGACTCTCCCTTCGTGGGCGACGTGAGGGGGGTGGGCCTGCTATGGGGTGTAGAGTTGGTGGCCGACAAGAAAACTCTACGCCCCTTTGCCCGGAGCGAAAAGGTGGCCGAACGTCTTTGGCAACACCTTTTCGAGCAGGGAGTCATCTTGTACAAGGCGGTAGGTTTGGCCGGCGTGGATGGAGACGCCTTGGTAGTGTCGCCGCCGTTTATCATCAACCAGGAACAAATCACCCTGGTGGCCGCCGCCATTAAGGAGGCCATCAGCGAGGTGCTGGGTTAATCGATCGAGCATGCTATACCCGAAACCCCAACTAAAGCCATCCGGGGACCGAGCCCTGCGCATCACCTTCGGGGACGAGCGCAGCCTGGAGGTCAATCGGCCGGTGCGCGCCTTGAGTGCCATGCTCGAGTCGCAACCCATTCCGGGCTTGCGGGAGATGGTCCCCACCTACGCCTCCTTGACCGTGCTCTACGACCCGGACGCTGTCGCTTTCCAGGAGCTGAAGTCGCGCCTGGCACAGATGGCCGAAGACGCCATGCGCCACCAGGACGCGGAAAACGCGGGGCGCCTGCTGCGTATCCCGGTTTGCTACCAGGGGCCTTGTGCGCCGGACATGGAATATATTTGCGGCTATACCGGCCTAGGCCCCCAGGAAGTGATCAGCCTGCACACCCAGGAGGCCTATTTCGTGTTTCAGCTCGGCTTCACCCCCGGCTGCCCCTTTATAGGCCCTTTGCAAGAGCAACTGCACGTGCCCCTGATGCAGTCGCCGCGCACCAACACCCCCAAGGGGGCGGTGGCCATCAGCGTGGGGCAAACCGTGATCTATCCCCGGGCCACCCCGGGGGGCATGCGCATAGCGGGCAGCACCCCGGTGCAGCTGTTCCAACTCGATCATTCTGACCTTACCCTGTTCAAGCCGGGGGATCGGGTGCAGTTCGCCGCGGTGGACGAAACTGAGTACCGGGCTATCCAGGCGCGGGCCGTGAATCTGTACGATGGGGTGGAGATCGTGAAAGATGACCGATAATCCACCCGTCACCTACCTCACGGTCCTGCGGCCCGGGGCCCTGAGTTCGGTGCAGGACCTGGGAAGGCCGGGTTATCAGAGACTGGGCATCGCCGAGTCCGGCGCCATGGACACTTATAGCCTGGTACAGGCCAATCGCCTTTTGGGCAATCCCGATGGCGTGGCGGTCCTGGAAATGACCTTGGTGGGCCCCAAGCTGCGCTTCGAACGGGAGGGGGTTTTCGCTCTCACTGGGTCCGACCTGTCCGCCCAACTGGACGATGAAACGCTCGTGCCTGGCCGGGCCCACCGCGCCGCGGCGGGCCAAATACTTAGGTTCGGCCCCCGGCGCAACGGCATGCGCGCCTACCTGGCGGTCCCCGGCGGTTTTGCCGCCCCTTTGGTGCTGGGGAGCCGCTCCACCTATATCTACGCCGGTTTCGGGGGACCAGAGGGCCGGGCCCTGCAAAAGGGCGACCAACTTAAATGCCTGGCCGATCCCGCCTGCGCCGCGGCCTCGCCGGAGCCCCTGCCCGGAAATTTGCGCTTGCCACCGGACGGCCCCCGCGTCCTGCGTGTGATCATGGGTCCCCATGAGGACCGCTTCACCAGCCGGGGCCTGGAGACCTTCCTCAACTCCAGCTTCCGCGTCACCACCGAGTCCAACCGCATGGGCTACCGGCTGCAAGGGCCGCCCATAGAACACTCCAACGGCCCCATAGTGGTGAGCGAGGCCACCCCCCTGGGAGCCATACAGGTCCCGGGTCAGGGGCATCCGGTGCTGTTGCTCCGGGAACGCGGCACCACCGGAGGCTACACCAAAATCGCCTGC contains:
- a CDS encoding aspartate aminotransferase family protein; amino-acid sequence: MPGAKSSVFSRRLGQPLPVAVSSEGVWIVDAEGKRYLDASGGAVVVNLGHGRAEIARAVAEQLGKLSYAHPTMFTSPPVEDLATALSVHTPGDLNRFYFMTSGSEANETALKLARQIHQARGEHDRSVLISRWRSYHGLTMGALAAAGRPAFRVPFMPMLHDAVHIPPPYCLRCSYGLEHPSCGLRCALALDETIQNLGPKVVSAFLVEPVSGATLAAWPPPEGYLQLVREICSRHGVLLIFDEVMTGMGRTGDWFAGCRYGVTPDIMTLGKGLTGGYLALSAVAVTQEHYAAVEQGLGAFSHGGTYSHHPVGCAAGLAAVRILEQEKLVERAEAMGRFLGQQLREHLADSPFVGDVRGVGLLWGVELVADKKTLRPFARSEKVAERLWQHLFEQGVILYKAVGLAGVDGDALVVSPPFIINQEQITLVAAAIKEAISEVLG
- the pxpB gene encoding 5-oxoprolinase subunit PxpB, translated to MLYPKPQLKPSGDRALRITFGDERSLEVNRPVRALSAMLESQPIPGLREMVPTYASLTVLYDPDAVAFQELKSRLAQMAEDAMRHQDAENAGRLLRIPVCYQGPCAPDMEYICGYTGLGPQEVISLHTQEAYFVFQLGFTPGCPFIGPLQEQLHVPLMQSPRTNTPKGAVAISVGQTVIYPRATPGGMRIAGSTPVQLFQLDHSDLTLFKPGDRVQFAAVDETEYRAIQARAVNLYDGVEIVKDDR
- a CDS encoding biotin-dependent carboxyltransferase family protein, which produces MTDNPPVTYLTVLRPGALSSVQDLGRPGYQRLGIAESGAMDTYSLVQANRLLGNPDGVAVLEMTLVGPKLRFEREGVFALTGSDLSAQLDDETLVPGRAHRAAAGQILRFGPRRNGMRAYLAVPGGFAAPLVLGSRSTYIYAGFGGPEGRALQKGDQLKCLADPACAAASPEPLPGNLRLPPDGPRVLRVIMGPHEDRFTSRGLETFLNSSFRVTTESNRMGYRLQGPPIEHSNGPIVVSEATPLGAIQVPGQGHPVLLLRERGTTGGYTKIACIVSADIDTICQVPPGGELTFKTVGLEQAQQAERDRWRALDAWRPPLKRGV